From the genome of Oncorhynchus clarkii lewisi isolate Uvic-CL-2024 unplaced genomic scaffold, UVic_Ocla_1.0 unplaced_contig_8498_pilon_pilon, whole genome shotgun sequence:
tgagcacatgtgacagacgtgacagtctggagacgccgtggagaacgttctgctgcctgcaacatcctccagcatgaccggttttgcggtgggtcagtcatggtgtggttggcatttctttggggggccgcacagccctccatgtgctcgccagaggtagcctgactgccattaggtaccgagatgagatcctcagaccccttgtgagaccatatgctggtgcggttggccctgggttcctcctaatgcaagacaatgttagacctcatgtggctggagtgtgtcagcagttcctgcaagaggaaggcattgatgctatggactggcccgcccgttccccagacctgaatccaattgagcacatctgggacatcatgtctcgctccatccgctcgcaccacagactgtccaggagttggcggatgctttagtccaggtttgggaggagatccctcaggagaccatccgccacctcataaggagcatgcccaggcgttgtagggaggtcatacaggcacgtggaggccacacacactactgcacctcattttgacttgttttaaggacattacaccaaagttggatcagcctgtagtgtggttttccactttaattttgagtgtgactccaaatccagacctccatgggttgatcaatttgatttccattgataatttttgtgtgattttgttgtcagcacattcaactatgtaaagaaaaaagtatttagtaagaatatttcattcattcagatctaggatgtgttattttagtgttccctttattttttggagcagtgtatataggcCTATGTAGCCAACCGTATTTATCTTTCGATAAAGTATCTTTTTAGCCTTTGCTTATTTCTAAGACAACTTTATATTGTAGTCAACTTCATTCTGAAGTAATCAGAGGTCACAGAGAGACCACTTGATTTTATGTTTAGCGGAGGTCTTCAGTGTATAAAGGCACAATTAGCGGTTCTACGAGTGGTTTGAGGAAGTCGCTAAATAACGATCGTTTTCAAGGGCAACTTTAGTAACTATGTTTTttggaaacagctcagagatttaaTGATGTGCCTACGGAGGTTCTAACCATGATCTTAACCTTTTGGATGTTTTGGGGAAACTGGGTTCTGGACAATACATTATGTGAGacaaacaaaaatatattacattttcatAATTTGGTACAATCACCTTCCGGTGTAAAAACCTTggaaattaaaaacaaaaaaacaatgttttaattAAGAAGTGAGCGTTGGTCTTAAgccgaaaaagaaaggaaattcacatgagtTTAAGGGTTGGAGggtttaagggttaagggttggagggttggagggttTAAGGGTTGGAGGGTTTAAGGGTTGGAGGGTTAAGGGTTGGAGGGTTAAGGGTTGGAGGGTTAAGGGTTGAAGTGTTTAAAAAGGTTGGAGGGTTTAAGGATTGGAGGGTTTAATGGATGGATGGTTTGAGGGTTGGAGGGTTGGTGGGTTGGAAGGTTTTAAGGGTTGGATGGTTTAAGGGTTTGAGGGTTGGAGGGTTTAAGGGTTGCAGGGTTGGAGGGTTGAAGGGTTGGATGGTTTAAGGGTTGGAGGGTTGAAGGGTTTAAGGGTTTGAGGGTTGGAGGGTTTAAGGGTTGCAGGGTTGGAGGGTTGAAGGGTTGGATGGTTTAAGGGTTGGAGGGTTGAAGGGTTGGATGGTTTAAGGGTTGGATGGTTTAagggttggagggttggagggttATGGGTTGGAGGGTTGCAGGGTTGGAGGGTTGAAGGGTTGGATGGTTTAAGGGTTGGAGGGTTGAAGGGTTGGATGGTTTAAGGGTTGGATGGTTTAAGGGTTGGTgggttggagggttggagggttTAATGGATGGAGGGTTGGTGGGTTAAGGGTTGGAGGGTTATGGGTTGGTGGGTTAAGGGTTCAAGTGTTTAAAAAGATTGGGTGGTTTAAGGATTGGATGGTTTAATGGATGGAGGGTTTGAGGGTTGGAGGGTTTGAGGGTTTAAGGGTTGcagggatggagggttggagggtttAAGGGTTTGAGGGTTGGAGGGTTTAAGGGTTGGAGGGTTTAAGGGTTGGAGGGTTTGAGGGTTGGAGGGTTTAAGGGTTGGAGGGTTGGAAGGTTTAGGATTGGATGGTTTAAGGGTTGGAGGCTTTAAGGGTTGGAGGGTTTATGGGTTGGAGGGTTTAAGGGTTGCAGGGATGGAGGGTTTAAGGGTTGGAGGGTTTATGGGTTGGAGGATTTAAGGGTTGGAGGGTTTGAGGGTTGCAGGGATGGATGATTTAAGGGTTGGTGGGTTAAGGGTTGGAGGGTTGAagggttggagggttggagggttgAAGGGTTGGATGGTTTAAGGGTTGGATGGTTGGTGGGTTAAGGGTTGGTGGGTTGGAGGGTTACGGGTTGGTGGGTTAAGGGTTCAAGTGTTTAAAAAGGTTGGATGGTTTAAGGATTGGAGGGTTTAATGGATGGAGAGTTTAATTGATGTAGGGTTGGGGGGTTAAGGGTTGGTGGGTTAAGGGTTGGTGAGTTGGACGTTTAAGGGTTTTTACTTAGTGATGAGaattggtacacacacacacacacacacacacacacacacacacaggatgttaAGCTTAtcccatagactttgctagatgaCACATatttgtatctgtcccattatgACGCATGTGCAGCGCCATtaaggccatctccattttgaagtaggcAATTTTCTTCCACTACTTCTATGAGTAGGTTGCATACAGTCACCTGGAGTTTTTTTACTGGTGATTTACTGTTATGGAATTCATCTACAGCTATGGAATGTTTGCTCAGGAGTTTAATTCATTGGCAGATTCTTCCTGATAACCTGGATGGAATTGTTTGATTCTTCtttaacccataggaagtcccacccagttccTAAGTCCTCAATGTCCATGCCAAAACAGGTCATCTTTATCTCTATAGGGTATCCGTAGTAACTTTCTGTGTTTCAGGACGTGTGTCCATGAGGTCCATGTGGCTATGgcatgatgttgttgttgttgacatgcaatgtgttgtttttgttgacaggatgttgtgttgttgttgttaacaggACGTGTGttgatgctgttgttgttgacaggatgtgtgttgatgttgttgttgacaggatGTGTGTTGATGCTGTTGTTCTTGACAGAAtgtgtgttgatgttgttgttgtttacagggcatgtgttgatgttgttgttgacaggacgtgtgttgatgttgttgttgttgacaggacgtgtgttgatgctgttgttgttgaccggacatgtgttgttgttgttgacaggacatgtgttgttgttattgacaggacatgtgttgttgtttttgttgttgttgttaacaggACATatgttgttgctgttgctgttgttgaCAGGACATATGTTGTTGATGACAAgacgtgtgttgttgttgttgacaggacatgttgttgttgttgagaggacgtgtgttgttgttgttgttgacaggatgtgtgttgatgttgttgacaggacatgtgttgttgttgttgacaggacatgtgtttatgttgttgttgacaggacgTGTGCCCATGAGGTCGTTGCTGTTGGTGCTTCTGCTGATTGGCGTCCAGGCTGTACTGAACATGGGAGGTGTCCTGGGCCCGGTGGCAGCCAACCACAGCGCAGAACACCACACAGTAGCCAATGGCAGAGCAAAACAGCAGCGGGCGGCCCGCCTCTCAGTGTCACCTCAGCAGGAGCAGCAGACTCAGCAGAGACCCAGCCGGACCAGACAGGCCCACAGGCCAGCCTCTCTACCCCAGGGCTGGATCTCTTCCCTGGGCCACTCTGAGACAggctccccctctacctcctccatcCCAGAGGTGGACACCAAACTGTTCAGCAAGCGGCTCTACCACTCCTCACCGCGCGTCGTCTTCAGTGACGTACCCCCCTCTCACCACGGCCTGGGGGGGGAGacgggggaagaggagggagaggaggaagtgggGAGGGTGATGGGTGGGGGAGTGAGGGTGAGGCGGAAGGCGGGGGGGCAGCCCATGCACAGGGGGGAGTACTCCGTGTGCGACAGCATCAGCGTGTGGTTGGGGAACCTGACCAAGGCCACAGACATCGCCGGCAACGAGGTGGAGGTTCTGCCAGAGGTGAAGATAGACAACGTCCGCAAGAGACAGTTCTTCTACGAGACCACCTGCCGTGTGGCCACACCCCCGGGGGGCGGAGCTGGGGTTGGGGGAGGAGTTATGGGAGGCGGGCCCAATGCGGGGGCCAAATCAGGGTGCCGCGGCATCGACAGCCGTCACTGGAACTCGTACTGCACCAACACGCACACGTACGTGCTCGCGCTCACCAAGTCCAAGGAGCAGATGGCGTGGAGGCTGATACGCATCAacgcagcgtgtgtgtgtgtcctcagccGCAAGTCCTGGAGGCACTGACCTTTAACCCCTGGGACTATGGACCCTGAACCACACACCATCATCACTGACCTTTAACCCCTGGGAATATGGACCATGAACCCCGAaccacacacaggacacacaccaTCAATACTGACCTTTAACCCCTGGGAATATGGACCATGAACCCTGAACCACACACCATCATCACTGACCTTTAACCCCTGGGACTATGGACCCTGaaccacacacagtacacacatcaTCATCGGCCGTCACTAGGGGTCGAGTATGATTGCCCTCCTGgtgggtctcacacacacactcttgaatCACCCCCCCCCTACCTCAGTCAGTGTCCTGGTTCTTCTAAGTTATGAGGACTGTAAGTCATATTTATATTTTAAACAGTCtattatgaatatatatatatgtatatattatataagtgtgtgtatatatacacgcATCATGAAATCAAGCTTtcattgttgtgttgttgttgttgttgttatttattAAACTCTTCAGTATATGCCTGgttcctttctctctgcctcattgGCTGTTGGAGGTTTTCAGAGATCTCTATTTACACCATGCAGAGAGacatggtgagtgtgtgtg
Proteins encoded in this window:
- the LOC139395948 gene encoding nerve growth factor-like; the encoded protein is MRSLLLVLLLIGVQAVLNMGGVLGPVAANHSAEHHTVANGRAKQQRAARLSVSPQQEQQTQQRPSRTRQAHRPASLPQGWISSLGHSETGSPSTSSIPEVDTKLFSKRLYHSSPRVVFSDVPPSHHGLGGETGEEEGEEEVGRVMGGGVRVRRKAGGQPMHRGEYSVCDSISVWLGNLTKATDIAGNEVEVLPEVKIDNVRKRQFFYETTCRVATPPGGGAGVGGGVMGGGPNAGAKSGCRGIDSRHWNSYCTNTHTYVLALTKSKEQMAWRLIRINAACVCVLSRKSWRH